Genomic DNA from Flavobacterium sp. N502540:
ACAAAACCTGAACATTGATTTCTAACATCCAGTGCTCCTACAGTACGTAATCCTAAATCACGCTGTACCAAAACTCCCGGTCCTGGAAAATAATAATCCGGACTTAAGGTAGCAAAAACTACAAAATCAATATCTTCTTTGGCTACGCCAGAACGTTCTATAGCAATTTTAGCTGCTTTTACACCCATTGTAGTTGTGGTATCTTCCCCACGAATAATATGTCTACGCTCCTGAATTCCAGTTCTCTCCTGAATCCATTCATCATTGGTATCAATTATCTTAGACAAATCATCGTTGGTCACAACATTTGAAGGGACATAATATCCTAAGCCCGCTATTTTTGAATGATACATATTGTTTTATTATTTGTTAAAAAATTGTAATGCAAATTTAAGTATACTTTAAAACATTAACGTCCAAATTAGTGTTTTTTTCGTAATTGGCAATTCAATATACTTTAATTATAAATAGGATTCTGACAGTTTATATTCTGAAAAAACATTTTTTGCCTGAAAAATGTGAAAAGTATCAAAAATAACACCTAAAATGTAACAAGTTTGAAGTATTTTAGTCAAACATATAGGAATACCAAACTCTAAACTCCTAAAATTCACATTATGAAATTAAAGGTTACATTACTGCTATTTCTTAACATTGGCTTTTTTGCCTTTGCACAGGAAAATCTCACTTACCAAAAACCATCAAAATCTATCTTAGATTTAGCCGATTACGAAAAAGCTCCTACAGTATCAATGGATACAAAAAAGGAGAATATGCTATTAATGTACAGGAGTACATATAAAACACTCGATGATTTAAACCAGGATGAACTTCGCTTAGGAGGTTTAAGAATTAATCCGGTAACAAATATTTCCAGCTCTGTAACTTATACAACGAATTTAAAGCTAAGAAAAATTAGCGGTAAAGAAGAGGTTCAGGTTTCAGGATTACCGCAAAATCCAAAAATAAGCAACATCCTTTGGTCTCCAAATGATAAAAAAATATTGTTCTCTCACACCACAAGTTCTGGTGTCGAACTTTGGTTTCTTGATGTTGAAACTGCAAAAGCAACAAAACTTACCGAATCAACTGTTAATGCCAATTTAGGAAATCCGTTTAGCTGGTTCTTAGACAATGAGACTATTTTGGTAAAAATGCTTCCAAAAAACAGAAAACCATTATTGGATCCTAAAAATGATTTACCAACTGGTCCAATTATCTCTAATACAGCAGGAACAAAATCTCAAAACAGAACGTTTCCTGATATGTTGAAAAATCAAAGTGACGAAATTAATTTTGAAAACATCACCACTTCTGAACTGTACAAAGTTAATCTTAACGGAAATGCTACATTGTTTAAAGAAGCTGCAATGTATTACGGAGAAAGAATTTCACCAGACGGTAATTTTATTATGCTGACCACGATTCAAAAACCATTTTCTTACGTAGTTCCTTTGTACCGATTCCCATCCAGAACTATTGTTTATGATGCGAGAGGAAAAGAGATCAAAATAGTTAATGAAGTTCCGTTAAGCGAAATAATGCCAAAAGGTTTTATGGCTGTTCGAAAAGGAAAAAGAGAAATGGCATGGAGAAATGATAAACCTTCAACCTTATCTTATGTTGTAGCTTTAGATGAAGGTGATCCTGCTAATAAGGTTGATTTTAGAGATGAAGTTTTTCTTTGGAACGCTCCTTTTACAAGTGAGGCAACTTCTTTAACAAAAGTACCGCAACGTTACGCCGATATAACATGGGGTAATGACAATGTAGCTTTTCTAACGGATCAATGGTACGACACCCGTAACACCAAAACCTACCTAATTAATCCGGCAAATCCAGCTCAACAGCCAAAAGTAATTACAGACAGAAACCAACAGGATGTTTATTCAGATCCGGGAGTTTTTGAAACCAGAAAGAACGAATACAACAAATATGTTCTGGCGATTGAAAAAGACAACGCTTATCGTATTGGAGATGGATACACCAAAGAAGGACAATTTCCTTTTATTGATGAATTCAATTTAAAAACATTACAATCTAAACGTATTTACACTTCTCCATACAAAGACAAAAAAGAAGATTTACTTGAAATTGAAGATTTTAAATCGGGGAAAGTTTTAGTACAAATTCAGTCTAAGAGTGAATATCCGAATTATTACTTTAGAAATATCAAAAAACAAAACAGCTTAACACCAATTACTTCTTTCAAAAATCCGTTTGAGAGCATTAAAAATGTGAGTAAAGAAGTGATCAAATACAAGCGCAAAGACGGTGTTGAACTTTCGGGAACTTTATATTTACCGGCAGGTTACGATAAAGCGAAAAAAGAAAAATTACCTTTATTAATCTGGGCTTATCCAGCTGAATACAAAGACAAAAACAGCGCTGGACAATCGACTCAAAATTCAAATGAATTCACTACTCCTTATTACGGATCGTTTGTGTATTGGGTAACCAAAGGATATGTTGTTCTTGATGATGCTGCTTTCCCTATCATTGGTGAAGGGACGACTGAGCCTAATGATAATTTTATGCCACAATTAGTAGCCAACGCAGAGGCTGCAATTGATGCGGTTGATGCTTTGGGATATATTAACCGTAAAAAAGTAGCTATTGGAGGTCACTCGTATGGTGCTTTTATGACTGCAAACTTACTGACTCACTCAAACCTTTTTGCTTGTGGAATCGCCCGAAGCGGTGCTTATAACAGAACGCTGACTCCTTTTGGATTCCAGACAGAACAACGCAATTACTGGGAGGTTCCGGAAGTGTATACTAAAATGTCTCCTTTTATGAATGCAGACAAAATGAAAACACCTCTTTTGTTAGTTCATGGTGAGGCCGATAATAATCCGGGAACTTTTACTTTACAAACAGAGCGTTACTATCAAGCTTTGAAAGGTTTAGGTGCGACCGCAAGAATGGTTATCCTACCGAAAGAAGCACATAGTTATGTTGCCAAAGAAAACATTTTACACTTGCTTTGGGAACAAGATCAGTTTTTAGAAAAATATCTTAAAAACTAAATCAATCTATAAAAAAACAAACCGGACAGGTTCTTGAAACCTGTCCGATTTAATAATAAAAAAAGCCCTAAACTTAATTCGTAAGTTTAGGGCTTTTATTTTATAGATAGTTCAAACCTAAAACGGCTTATTCTGATTATGATATTCCTCAAATGCTTTCTGTTACGGATTATCCTCCCTGTATAAGATCCTTCCTATTCTACCATTTGATCCCAGTGCCCGGCCTTTCACTAACCATGATATACTAAAGCTAATAAATGCACAAGTTTCACTGATGAGCATGGCTTGCTTTACATGCCAATGTCTTATTAAAGGCAATAAAACGATAAAACTGAATACCATCAATAACCCGCATACAATGTAGAGGTAATTCTCATTTAAAAAATGAATGGGGATTTTTTTATTTTCCTGCTGCCCTATTGTAAATACAAAAATAGAAATCATAGCCAGACAAGTAAAGGCTATTACAGCGAGATAATTGTGCATCTGACTTAAAAACGGCAGATCAGTCGGAATAAGAGAATAAATCTTTATTTTGCCATGAGTCGGATTAGTAGGAAATAGCGCTACTAAAAGAAATGCAATCCCTGCAAGATTAGAAAGAAAATTGTCATTTTTCCAGAATTTCCACCATACAGAACTTCCAAATCCTTTGTATGTAATTAAAAAAAGTGCCAGGACACTGAGACTACATGTAAATACGTCTCTTAAGTTTGTGTAGTAATATGCACTAAAAGATACCTGAAGAGTTAGATAATTTGGGCGACTCAATAAGGAAGCAGTTATAAACGTCAATGGTAAAAAACCAGCTAGAACTCCAATCGCTTTTCGCAATCTCAGGTAACTAATCCTTTCTATTTTAGAACTATCGGTTCTTTGATTAAAAATCATGATCAAAATATTAAAATTACAAAAACAAATATCTTGTTTTTACCAGAATATTCCTACATTTTTTTAAAACTATTGAAAGTTTTACACAAATAACCTTTTCCTCCTTACTTATAAATAATTCAAACCTAAAAATATTTCCTGCTCCAAAGGCAGATCAATTTCACTTTCAAAAAAGATTAATTGTCTTTTATAAACCGTTTCGATGAGATAGTGATTTCCTCTAAAATAAGTTCTTCTGATTTTTACCGGTAAATTAGACTCGGTAACCATTTTAAACTGATGCGGATATACCAACGTTTTATGCATTTGATCTTCATACGGAACCAACAAATGTGTAGGAACTTCGTTTACCTCTCCAAAAAGCGAGGCTACATATTTCGTTTCAGGATCTTCGTAAATTTTTGTTGGATTGTCTTTAATAATAACTTCTCCATTTCGCATCACAATGGCTTCATCGGCAAATGACAAAGCATCTGTACTATCGTGTGTAGCAATAATACAGGTAATTCCTTTTTGTTTCAAATAGCGAAATAAGTTTCGGCGTAATGCATTTTTTCTGAACGCATCAATTTGACTAAAGGGCTCATCCAATAAAATCACTTCAGG
This window encodes:
- a CDS encoding prolyl oligopeptidase family serine peptidase, producing the protein MKLKVTLLLFLNIGFFAFAQENLTYQKPSKSILDLADYEKAPTVSMDTKKENMLLMYRSTYKTLDDLNQDELRLGGLRINPVTNISSSVTYTTNLKLRKISGKEEVQVSGLPQNPKISNILWSPNDKKILFSHTTSSGVELWFLDVETAKATKLTESTVNANLGNPFSWFLDNETILVKMLPKNRKPLLDPKNDLPTGPIISNTAGTKSQNRTFPDMLKNQSDEINFENITTSELYKVNLNGNATLFKEAAMYYGERISPDGNFIMLTTIQKPFSYVVPLYRFPSRTIVYDARGKEIKIVNEVPLSEIMPKGFMAVRKGKREMAWRNDKPSTLSYVVALDEGDPANKVDFRDEVFLWNAPFTSEATSLTKVPQRYADITWGNDNVAFLTDQWYDTRNTKTYLINPANPAQQPKVITDRNQQDVYSDPGVFETRKNEYNKYVLAIEKDNAYRIGDGYTKEGQFPFIDEFNLKTLQSKRIYTSPYKDKKEDLLEIEDFKSGKVLVQIQSKSEYPNYYFRNIKKQNSLTPITSFKNPFESIKNVSKEVIKYKRKDGVELSGTLYLPAGYDKAKKEKLPLLIWAYPAEYKDKNSAGQSTQNSNEFTTPYYGSFVYWVTKGYVVLDDAAFPIIGEGTTEPNDNFMPQLVANAEAAIDAVDALGYINRKKVAIGGHSYGAFMTANLLTHSNLFACGIARSGAYNRTLTPFGFQTEQRNYWEVPEVYTKMSPFMNADKMKTPLLLVHGEADNNPGTFTLQTERYYQALKGLGATARMVILPKEAHSYVAKENILHLLWEQDQFLEKYLKN
- a CDS encoding DUF998 domain-containing protein, which translates into the protein MIFNQRTDSSKIERISYLRLRKAIGVLAGFLPLTFITASLLSRPNYLTLQVSFSAYYYTNLRDVFTCSLSVLALFLITYKGFGSSVWWKFWKNDNFLSNLAGIAFLLVALFPTNPTHGKIKIYSLIPTDLPFLSQMHNYLAVIAFTCLAMISIFVFTIGQQENKKIPIHFLNENYLYIVCGLLMVFSFIVLLPLIRHWHVKQAMLISETCAFISFSISWLVKGRALGSNGRIGRILYREDNP
- a CDS encoding ABC transporter ATP-binding protein, coding for MLDIQNISFSYTENPVIKNVSFTINKGENIAIIGESGCGKSTLLKLMYGLYNLDEGKIFYNEKPILGPKYNLIPGMPFMKYLAQDFDLSPYETVAENVGKFLSNGFANMKKLRVQELLEMVEMEQFSNVKAKFLSGGQQQRVALVRVLALEPEVILLDEPFSQIDAFRKNALRRNLFRYLKQKGITCIIATHDSTDALSFADEAIVMRNGEVIIKDNPTKIYEDPETKYVASLFGEVNEVPTHLLVPYEDQMHKTLVYPHQFKMVTESNLPVKIRRTYFRGNHYLIETVYKRQLIFFESEIDLPLEQEIFLGLNYL